Proteins found in one Crassostrea angulata isolate pt1a10 chromosome 3, ASM2561291v2, whole genome shotgun sequence genomic segment:
- the LOC128175048 gene encoding polycystin family receptor for egg jelly-like, protein MDTRLTFITLQLVFCFPYVFCIDEFGFSGQSPLELKVLSGESRLESFILEMSFKSYTTDGLLIVHRSTSSSDFYTVSVHNMTLAFWLQSSNQLLKTESFHPINYDEWNNITLVKTNRLISLSLNDCPVIESETQLSGRTEYLIELGEILYLGGHHTPSQLTGLSPTAKEFTGCVRELKFTAQISTWKNLCFWCLFTQSVEYRLSQDTVTVDHLRRGLIKNCDTTRLCQYSLTVNNIQPIVANLCHWAESDISMATNVTSNCSGLLISYDWSLHYLYGSYVTISDGSRHTLPDTTPLNRSVLSLTVGADHSKDLVNGVYGVRLTLVVTSDTDKARLIQQGYFMIGCPDVENAGSDFNCEWLNEILTRDLHLAIQIQTTIHCRNTEPVTTIGHLQKTTEFWNLEEQAKNISAHTKKLTIYHPPLQIQCLSGCGDKVNPGENLTVLSMCRSCVTHSWAVYGCGSLCDTEVKVADRPQNESVFSFHVNNSFVNQQVVYIGTYPTGRNVRAVYNLTLNEPPILGNCSITPQSGRTLLTSFNVSCQGFFDPDSPLTYTLYQIQSTGKKTKLMKSEEAFIPALYLSEGPTENNHTLSLVVVCKDSMGLESSALPLSVMVLPLASGSDIVDVISGNVLGNSSSTGIISDLLAAGQQSAVTQILQTSVLALNTDAATNESNTDRKQQRTEIREVVVAILANSSTSSPDIEMVTSILNTATEIQEELSPQIQEQATVLYEGMTSAFSNKSANVSQSEAEKTAGLLLEGVTMLLDTRTIYGTKILHMGPPNDTLQKEVKSSAERLLGTVDKITDIMMDYITPDAAPSVFTTQKMNLALSKASPSQLGGKKLSLDRGNNSGDFTIPSDGKLSTLLSNTSFTSIQVMLTEKNPYIWDPASDSLTTPMVSLTLRDDLNQKLNVTCLTNPVDVYISNSNPVIQKSEENFTLSVQDFDSFNATQTTELCRIMTFNSTEGRSTVFTVRPLTFNLTVNVIEVQNRTNMSHLNVRAAGVSLSKLNNFTHIFSSFPTGEVSLAFCIDQTMDNYLELSRQCLTLTSCGLTLETQLYFAVCMYWNVTEDKWSSSGCQVGQQTTPVSMHCQCTHLTAFSGSFLVAPNFVDPFADAALFLTFFSNPVVVSCVILIWLIYFTLLTWAKKQDRLDKYRGGVIIAHENNPDHKYAYLVCVITGWWKNAGTTSSVSLSFAGTEGHSGRHCLSESVPGRQCFLSGYEDWFLVTTSHSLGDLRSLSVWHDSSGKSPHWYLSRILIEDLQTQQTWTFLFSDWVAVDRGSVSLKVTLQPCSLEDLKSQTNQQFLFKSSRDLRESHLWLSIASKPSYSSFTRAQRLSCALCLLLMTMLTSLMFHGIPTDDPADQARVSYITISLSDLVIGVQSGLIMFPVNILIIQLFLKAKKKPRGTTPVRVKKKRKKQKKNSVGGIEAGEGSETLEEEEEEEREPAKEDGILPWWTVYIAWTLVISLSVVSSYFVMLYGLKYGYQKSVDWLVSFFTAFFQSAFITQPFKVIAISLVFTMILKKPVVVQGGKASTEKMSEQFDSANKPQSRYVPDPLSRRLMNRIRKKLKLEEEIHVTLRDIALYALFVICILFMAHGHRNVGKSLKMRRYMESVFIEPRHPPIYSQASGFSTDILELSNERIVPVLGEMSLGNATAPGLVSEYFLLGKYRIRQVRIQEDSCDYPEWVRRKTMTFSMNCSGEYWIGNEDSGDYNMSWREPLTYKPKQLSDTWSHRSSWSLKTIPYEGTLATYSGGGIACQTKANQQALHAHLFTLYDSGEKPYCGGAVNVTLDLALRQVIDLKWQDCRLVWNSSHFGGIESFVVPVRYIWVPDITLYDGISPELVGFRDFRSSLHSDGTVSYNFPTLTESLCTLDVDRFPFDQQTCPLVFGSWVYDGTQMDLVSKSPAGDLSSAVEHVEWTYVSMRAEKHVLQYKCCPEPYSDVTFYLTLRRKPKFYQNSLFVSSALITVMAVLGYHLPVESGEKVSLQITVMLSLAVFQQLVSDKLPPSADSTPLIAKYFNFSLCLVGITCLMAVVVIAIHYQGNTRMPDWLYNIGVLRLSKITLVCVEHLNGVPEQIQNNNHVENCRKHKENSYCDKQHIMEQSPKEYYSIQSGNPVIKAPNVDYEEAWKKLAIVVDRLCFFLFIVVCCTGIAGQTTANQQALHTHLFTSYDAGEKPYCGGAVNVTLDLALRQVIDLDEPQQILRANVWVRLKWQDCRLTWTPSSYGGISNFIVPYKYIWIPDLTLYDSVSDDFVGLKDYRPNIYSDGTVYYNFPSVLESICAVDVEKFPYDDQTCKLLFGSWAYHGLDMDLQYKNPQGDLSSAVTNVEWTYVSLKAERHVLYYGCCPEPYPDVTYYLKLKRKPQFYLINLIVPSMLITVMAALGYYLPVESGEKVSLQITVMLSLAVFQLLVADKLPPSADATPIIATYFNFSLFLVGLACVMAVVVIAIHYQGNRRMPDWLYSIGVLKLSYITCVHIENRPSADDRKTTTDLFAVKSQNHKVSPAIKTKSNLTLLDLEPVVTAEKKNNEQKDPVDAAPKRVNQDDWRKLALIVDRLAFYLFMIVGVVGTSIIFSKFGM, encoded by the exons ATGGACACTAGGTTGACTTTCATAACACTCCAACTAGTGTTTTGTTTCccatatgtattttgtatag ATGAATTTGGATTCTCAGGGCAGAGTCCCCTGGAACTGAAAGTCCTGTCTGGGGAGAGTCGCCTGGAGTCGTTTATCCTGGAGATGAGCTTCAAGTCTTACACTACCGACGGGCTGTTGATTGTCCATCGCTCAACTTCATCATCAGATTTCTATACCGTATCAGTGCACAACATGACACTGGCATTCTG GTTACAGTCTTCTAATCAGTTGTTGAAGACCGAGAGTTTTCATCCCATCAACTATGATGAATGGAACAACATAACTCTGGTGAAGACAAACAGGCTGATCTCTCTGTCTCTTAATGATTGTCCTGTCATTGAG AGTGAAACACAATTAAGTGGGAGAACGGAATACCTAATTGAGTTGGGTGAGATCCTGTACCTTGGAGGACACCACACCCCCTCACAGCTGACCGGTCTAAGCCCCACCGCCAAGGAGTTCACAGGATGTGTCAGGGAGCTCAAGTTCACAGCACAGATATCCACATGGAAAAACCTATGTTTCTGGTGTTTATTTACTCAG TCTGTAGAGTATAGGTTGTCGCAGGACACTGTGACAGTTGATCATCTCAGGAGAGGCCTGATCA AGAACTGTGATACAACCAGACTTTGTCAGTACTCTCTAACTGTCAACAACATCCAACCAATAGTCGCGAATCTCTGTCATTGGGCAGAATCAGACATCTCCATGGCAACCAATGTAACCAGCAATTGTTCGGGTCTTCTGATTTCCTATGATTGG AGCCTACATTACCTCTATGGGAGTTATGTAACTATATCAGATGGCTCTCGACACACCCTGCCCGACACTACTCCACTTAACCGGTCCGTCTTGTCCCTGACAGTGGGAGCTGACCACAGCAAGGATCTTGTGAATGGGGTGTACGGTGTCCGTCTGACCCTAGTCGTTACCTCGGATACAGACAAAGCAAGACTTATACAGCAG GGTTACTTTATGATTGGATGCCCGGATGTAGAGAATGCAGGGTCAGATTTCAACTGTGAATGGCTGAATGAAATCTTAACCAGGGATCTCCATCTGGCCATCCAAATCCAGACAACCAT ACATTGTAGAAATACTGAACCTGTCACAACCATAGGACATCTTCAGAAAACTACTGAATTCTGGAACCTGGAAGAGCAAGCCAAAAATATTTCAGCCCACACCAAGAAGCTGACTATTTACCACCCCCCACTCCAAATTCA ATGCCTGAGCGGCTGTGGGGACAAGGTGAACCCAGGGGAGAACCTGACCGTGCTAAGCATGTGTAGGTCCTGTGTAACTCACTCCTGGGCAGTGTATGGGTGTGGATCTTTGTGTGACACAGAGGTCAAGGTCGCTGACCGCCCTCAGAATGAGTCAGTGTTCAGCTTCCATGTGAACAATTCCTTCGTCAACCAGCAAGTGGTCTATATCG GAACTTATCCCACAGGTAGAAATGTGAGAGCAGTGTACAACCTGACCCTGAATGAACCCCCAATTCTTGGGAACTGTTCCATCACCCCCCAGTCAGGACGCACCCTCCTGACCAGCTTCAATGTATCCTGTCAGGGATTTTTTGACCCTGATTCCCCACTGACTTACACTCTCTACCAGATCCAGTCTACAG GTAAGAAGACAAAACTTATGAAATCTGAGGAAGCGTTCATACCCGCTCTGTACCTGAGTGAGGGGCCCACAGAGAACAACCACACCCTGTCACTAGTGGTGGTGTGTAAAGACAGCATGGGCTTGGAATCATCAGCCTTGCCTCTCAGTGTCATG GTACTGCCTTTGGCATCCGGCTCGGATATTGTGGATGTGATTTCTGGGAATGTCCTCGGTAACTCCAGCTCCACAGGGATAATCAGTGACCTACTGGCGGCTGGACAGCAGTCAG cCGTGACACAGATCTTACAAACCTCAGTGCTAGCTCTGAATACTGATGCAGCAACAAACGAAAGCAACACGGACAGGAAACAGCAGCGCACAGAG ATCAGAGAAGTAGTGGTTGCCATTCTGGCCAATTCTTCCACTAGTTCCCCGGACATTGAGATGGTCACCAGTATCCTAAACACAGCCACAGAAATCCAGGAAGAACTATCCCCACAAATACAG GAACAGGCAACAGTCCTATATGAAGGAATGACTTCAGCTTTTTCAAATAAGTCAGCTAATGTTTCCCAAAGTGAAGCTGAAAAAACTGCAGG GCTGCTGTTAGAAGGAGTGACCATGCTGCTCGACACACGGACCATCTACGGTACAAAGATTCTCCACATGGGACCACCCAATGACACCCTACAGAAGGAG GTCAAGAGTTCAGCAGAGAGGCTTCTGGGTACTGTGGACAAGATTACCGACATCATGATGGACTACATCACCCCTGACGCTGCCCCCTCAGTGTTCACCACCCAAAAGATGAACCTGGCTCTGTCCAAAGCCTCACCCTCACAACTTGGGGGAAAAAAGCTGTCCTTAGACAGGGGAAACAACTCTGGTGATTTTACGATCCCCTCTGATGGGAAGTTGTCTACCTTGTTAAGCAATACCTCCTTTACAAGCATCCAG GTGATGCTGACAGAGAAGAATCCATATATCTGGGACCCCGCCTCCGACTCCCTGACCACACCCATGGTGTCCTTGACCCTCAGAGATGACCTTAACCAAAAGCTCAATGTCACCTGTCTCACAAACCCTGTAGATGTTTACATTTCCAACTCTA atCCAGTGATACAAAAATCAGAAGAAAACTTCACACTAAGTGTACAAGATTTTGATAGTTTTAATGCCACGCAGACAACTGAACTGTGCAGAATAATGACCTTTAACTCCACAGAAGGAAGATCTACTGTTTTCACTGTGCGACCTTTGACATTTAACCTCACTGTTAATGTCATTGAAGTTCAGAACAGAACCAACATGAGTCATCTTAATGTCAGGGCTGCAGGAGTCTCACTCAGTAAACTCAACAACTTCACACACATCTTTAGTTCCTTTCCAACTGGAGAAGTCTCTCTAGCATTCTGTATTGACCAGACGATGGATAATTACTTGGAGCTGAGCCGTCAGTGTTTGACCTTAACCTCCTGTGGTTTGACCTTGGAGACCCAGCTGTACTTTGCTGTGTGTATGTACTGGAATGTCACAGAGGACAAGTGGTCTTCAAGTGGATGTCAG GTAGGTCAACAGACAACCCCGGTTTCCATGCATTGTCAGTGTACACATCTGACGGCTTTCTCCGGTAGTTTCTTGGTGGCGCCTAACTTTGTTGACCCGTTTGCTGATGCGGCGCTGTTCCTGACCTTCTTCTCTAACCCGGTGGTGGTCTCCTGTGTGATCCTGATCTGGCTGATCTACTTCACTCTGTTGACCTGGGCCAAAAAACAGGACAGACTGGACAAGTACAGG GGTGGAGTCATCATTGCCCATGAGAACAACCCTGACCACAAGTACGCGTACCTGGTGTGTGTAATCACAGGGTGGTGGAAGAACGCCGGCACCACCTCCAGTGTTAGCCTGTCCTTCGCTGGAACTGAGGGCCACAGTGGCCGCCACTGTCTGAGCGAGTCCGTTCCAGGGAGACAGTGCTTTCTGTCAGGATATGAGGACTGGTTCCTGGTCACCACCAGCCACAGTCTTGGGGACCTCCGGAGTCTCTCAGTGTGGCACGACAGCTCTGGGAAATCCCCACATTG GTACTTGTCCAGAATCCTGATAGAGGACCTCCAGACCCAGCAGACCTGGACCTTCCTGTTCAGTGACTGGGTGGCGGTTGACAGGGGCTCGGTCAGTCTCAAGGTCACCCTCCAGCCCTGCTCCCTGGAGGACCTCAAGTCTCAAACCAACCAGCAGTTCCTGTTCAAGTCGAGCCGGGACCTCCGAGAGTCACACCTCTGGCTAAGCATTGCTTCAAAGCCCTCCTACAGCTCCTTTACCCGCGCTCAGCGACTGTCCTGTGCCCTCTGCCTGCTTCTGATGACCATGCTGACCAGTCTGATGTTTCATGGGATTCCCACTGACGACCCGGCAGACCAGGCTCGAGTGAGCTACATCACAATCTCGTTGTCTGATCTCGTGATTGGGGTACAAAGTGGACTCATCATGTTCCCTGTCAATATACTCATCATTCAGCTCTTCCTAAAAGCCAAGAAAAAGCCAAGGGGCACAACTCCTGTAAGAGTAAAGAAGAAGAgaaagaaacagaaaaaaaattctgtaggTGGCATTGAAGCTGGTGAGGGTAGCGAAACACTAGAGGAAGAGGAGGAGGAAGAGAGAGAACCAGCCAAGGAGGATGGGAT ACTGCCATGGTGGACGGTCTACATTGCCTGGACATTGGTGATCTCCCTTTCTGTGGTCTCCTCGTACTTTGTCATGTTGTACGGACTAAAGTACGGCTATCAGAAGAGTGTGGACTGGCTTGTCTCCTTCTTCACTGCCTTCTTCCAGAGCGCTTTCATTACCCAGCCATTCAAGGTCATCGCCATCTCCCTTGTCTTCACCATGATTCTGAAGAAACCAGTGGTAGTGCAGGGAGGGAAGGCCAGCACAG AGAAGATGAGTGAGCAGTTTGACTCTGCAAACAAGCCCCAGAGCCGCTACGTTCCAGACCCACTCTCTCGACGACTAATGAACAGGATCCgcaaaaagctgaaacttgaagAGGAGATTCACGTTACCCTGAGAGACATCGCCCTGTACGCGCTTTTTGTGATCTGTATCCTTTTCATGGCGCACGGTCATCGGAACGTCGGCAAGTCGCTGAAGATGCGCCGGTACATGGAGAGCGTGTTTATTGAGCCCAGACACCCTCCAATCTACTCCCAGGCCTCGGGCTTTTCCACGGACATCCTGGAACTCAGTAAT GAGCGCATTGTTCCTGTTCTCGGTGAGATGTCGCTAGGCAACGCTACAGCACCTGGACTGGTCAGCGAGTACTTTCTGTTGGGAAAGTACCGAATACGACAGGTCAGAATTCAAGAAG ACAGCTGCGACTATCCTGAATGGGTACGGAGGAAGACTATGACATTCAGCATGAACTGTTCTGGCGAGTACTGGATCGGCAACGAAGACTCGGGGGACTACAACATGAGCTGGAGAGAGCCCCTCACCTACAAACCCAAGCAGCTGTCCGACACCTGGAGTCACCGCTCCTCCTGGTCCCTCAAAACCATCCCCTACGAGGGGACCCTAGCCACATACAGTGGCGGGGG TATAGCTTGCCAGACGAAAGCCAATCAGCAGGCGTTACACGCCCACCTGTTTACGTTATACGACTCCGGGGAGAAGCCGTACTGTGGCGGGGCCGTCAACGTGACCCTTGACCTGGCGCTCCGTCAGGTCATCGATCTG AAATGGCAGGATTGTCGGCTAGTGTGGAACAGCTCGCACTTTGGGGGCATAGAGAGCTTTGTGGTTCCGGTCCGGTATATCTGGGTTCCGGATATCACGCTGTATGACGG AATTTCCCCGGAGTTAGTCGGTTTCCGTGATTTCCGGTCCAGCCTTCACTCGGATGGCACGGTGAGCTATAACTTCCCTACCCTGACAGAGAGCCTGTGTACCCTAGATGTGGACAGGTTCCCGTTCGATCAACAAACCTGTCCCCTCGTGTTCGGCTCCTGGGTCTACGACGGAACCCAGATGGATTTGGTG AGCAAGAGTCCGGCGGGGGACTTGTCGTCTGCTGTTGAGCACGTGGAGTGGACGTATGTTTCCATGCGCGCGGAAAAGCACGTATTGCAGTATAAATGCTGCCCAGAACCCTACTCTGACGTCACGTTCTACCTGACCCTGCGGAGGAAGCCCAAGTTCTACCAGAACAGTCTATTCGTCTCCTCGGCTCTGATCACAGTGATGGCGGTGCTGGGGTACCACCTGCCTGTGGAGTCTGGAGAGAAGGTGTCCCTCCAGATCACCGTCATGTTGTCCCTGGCAGTGTTCCAGCAGCTGGTGTCCGACAAACTCCCGCCGTCCGCCGACAGTACGCCGCTCATAG CGAAGTACTTTAACTTTTCGCTGTGTTTGGTGGGAATTACCTGTCTCATGGCGGTGGTTGTAATAGCAATCCATTACCAAGGCAACACGCGCATGCCGGACTGGCTGTACAATATCGGTGTCCTCAGGTTGTCTAAGATTACCCTGGTTTGTGTTGAACACCTAAACGGCGTCCCTGAACAG ATCCAAAACAATAACCACGTGGAAAATTGTAGAAAACACAAAGAAAACTCGTATTGTGATAAACAACATATTATGGAGCAATCACCTAAAGAATACTATTCGATTCAAAGTGGGAATCCTGTGATCAAGGCACCAAATGTTGACTACGAAGAAGCCTGGAAGAAGCTTGCAATTGTTGTGGACcgactttgtttctttttgttcATCGTTGTATGTTGTACGG GTATAGCTGGCCAGACGACAGCCAATCAGCAGGCGTTACACACCCACCTGTTTACGTCATACGACGCCGGGGAGAAGCCGTACTGTGGCGGGGCCGTCAACGTGACCCTTGACCTGGCGCTCCGTCAGGTCATCGATCTG GATGAGCCCCAGCAGATTCTGAGGGCCAATGTGTGGGTCAGACTG AAATGGCAGGACTGCCGTCTGACGTGGACCCCCTCCAGTTATGGGGGCATCTCCAACTTCATCGTGCCCTACAAGTATATCTGGATCCCAGACCTCACCTTATACGACAG CGTTTCGGATGATTTCGTCGGACTGAAGGACTACCGCCCGAACATCTACTCTGACGGCACCGTGTACTACAACTTCCCCAGTGTGCTGGAGAGCATCTGCGCCGTGGACGTAGAGAAGTTCCCGTACGACGACCAGACCTGTAAGCTGCTGTTTGGGTCCTGGGCCTACCACGGCCTTGACATGGACTTACAG TATAAGAATCCACAAGGAGACTTGTCGTCTGCTGTCACAAACGTGGAATGGACGTATGTCTCTCTGAAGGCGGAGAGACACGTGCTGTATTACGGATGTTGTCCCGAGCCCTACCCTGACGTCACGTACTACCTGA